TCAACCGACCCGTCGGGCATGTTCATAACCCAGCCATTCAGATTCAGCCGGCGAGCGTTCTGCACTGTAAAATGGCGAAAGCCAACACCCTGAACCCTTCCTTGAATTTTAATCTTTCTTTTCTCCATATTGAGAACCTTTCGAATTGGAGTGTCGCTGCTTCTGACTGCAACAATTTGTTCTTTAATTTACGATATTCTCACTTTACACAATGATTTAACAATGGTTTTGATTCCATGACCCTTACACAACTGTCTTACATCGTAGCAGTAGACAAGTATCGCCACTTTGCAACGGCTGCTGAAAAAAGTTATGTAACGCAGCCCACATTGAGTATGCAGATTCACAAGCTTGAGGATGAGCTGGGAGTGACCATTTTCGATCGCTCCAAGTCGCCGGTGATCCCCACGGAGATCGGTGAAAAAATCATTGAACAGGCAAAATCCATTCTTAAAGGGTCGAAAGAACTAACCGACATCGCCAATTTTACTGAAAACGAACTCAAAGGAGTTTTTAAGGTTGGAATCATTCCTACAATCGCCCCCTATCTGGTACCGCTCTTCCTTAGGTCTTTTGTAAAGCAGTACCCTAATGTGCAGCTTATTTTTGAAGAGCTTTTAACAGAAGAGGTTCTGGAGAAGCTGGGGAATGACCAGCTGGATGCGGGAATCATTGCCACTCCTGTGGAGCAAAGTTTTATCTATACGGACGATCTTTTTGTAGAACCTTTTCTGGGTTACCTGTCAAACAGCCATCCCCTGATTGAGAAAGCTAAATTGACGGTTGAGGACCTGAATCAAACCAATATCTGGCTGCTCAATGAGGGCCACTGTTTTCGTGATCAGGCCGTTAAACTTTGCAGGGATGGAGAAAAACATGGCAAAAAGTATAAGAAAGCGGCTATTGAGTTTAAAAGCGGCAACCTGGAAACATTGAAAAAACTTGTAGAACAGAACTTTGGCATGACGCTGCTGCCCTGGACAGCTGTAAGCGAATTTGACGGAAGCTGTTCGAGTGCGATCATCAAAGAGTTTGAAGACCCGGTTCCCTCCCGCAAGGTACGTCTTGCCTACGGTAGAAAACATCTTAAACAGACCATCATCAGTGCGTTCAAGGATGCAATCTGCAGCTCTATTCCAAAAGAGCTCAAAACAACCGAAAAGCGCGTGCTGATTGAGTAAACCTGAGCCGAACCGGATCACTATTGCCCTGCTGAGGGTACCCGGAAGCAGAACCGAGTCCGCAAATTTTTTTTAATCGACATGTTACTCCCAAACGAACTTTATCCGCACCTGTAAAGGTTATGGAAGCTTTTTCAACCCAATGGTTTACCGCTTATTATGTCTCGCTGGGAGCGCTGCTGATCAGCTATGGCATCTATCTGTTTTTCCGCACCGATTACGTAAAACACTTTTTAATCGAGGCTGCGGGTCATGAATCCCCGCCCCGCATATGGCGAACGGTTCTCAAATACCTTCTGCTGTTTACCATACCGGGACTCATACTCTCTTTTTTTCCTTTTTCCTGGATCGAGCTGCTTTTCTCCATATGGTGCCTTGTCATCATCTACGTGTGCGGGCAACTAATCCTGATGTGGAAGCATACGGCACGTGCCATTCTGGATAACAGTGAAGAACTGAACCGCAAGATCCGGATCGGTGCTGCAAATATGATCTCCATCGGCATTATTCTGTTTTTGCTTACCTACATCCTGCTGCAAAGAAACAATGTGGGCTGATCCGTTGTTTGGCATCATTAACCTGAACATCATCAAGTAAATCCGGCAACCCATGGTTATTCAAAAATCGGGATATCACGGACTCTTTTTTCCGGAGCTGGGGATCGCTCTCGACGGGTATCATCCTGAGGCTGACTATGTTTTTGTGAGCCATGCCCACGCCGACCACATGACCCGTAACCGGAATGCCGTTGCAGTAGCTTCGGAGCCCACGCTGGCCCTTATGGAACGCCGGGGGTTTCGCGGAACAGAACATCCGCTTTCATTCGGCGAATGGCTTGAAGGGGATAATTACAGGGCCCGACTCTACCCTGCCGGACATATTCTGGGTTCGGCAATGATCTATGTTGAATCGGACATGGGGTCGCTCTTATATACCGGTGATTACAGAACCCCGCCATCGCCCGCAACCGAGGGTTTTGACGCTCCAGAATCGGCAGATCTATTGATTACCGAGGCTACATTCGGCCTTCCCATCTACAAATGGAAATCGTATGACGAACTGTATGATGATATCCGTTCATTTGCAGACCAAACACTCTCTGACGGGGAAACACCTGTATTTCTTGCCTATAACCTGGGCAAAGCACAGGAAATCATGCATATTCTTTCACCTCTCGGACACCCCGCAATGATTCACGGGGCCGGCTACAAGCTATGTGACGTCTATGAACAGTTCGGGGTTTCGCTGGGCAAATACTCCGCATACAACAGAGAAACCTGCAAAGGCAAGATACTGATTGCGCCGTCATCAGCTCTAGGCACCGGCTTCGCTTCGAATGTCAAAAAGAAAAGGATTGCCTATTGTTCAGGATGGGCAGCCAATGAATCAAGGCGAACACAGCTTACCGTTGACAAATTAATACCCATTTCGGATCACCTTGATTTTTTTGAACTGATCCGGTTTTGCGAAGAGCTCGATCCGGGCAAAATCATGATTACCCACACTCCCAATCCGGATGTAGTAAAGCACTATCTGGATGAGCGCGGTTTGGAATCCTCTTTTCTTGAAATGGAGATTGAACCGGCTGACTAGGCGTCAACCCGCGGACATGTTACGTTTTTTCAAATACAGGTTTTTCCGCTTTTGGCCTTTTTGCTGAACTCTGAACAGAAGACTCCTGATCATTTGACTGAGATGATTGGCTGAGCGGAATGGTGAACATAAACGTTGTGCCGATTCCTGACTTGCTCTCAAACCAAAGAGAGCCGCCATGCCCCTCTATAAATTCTTTACAGAGCATCAGACCCAGGCCGCTACCCTTTTCATTGTCTG
This DNA window, taken from Rhodohalobacter mucosus, encodes the following:
- a CDS encoding LysR substrate-binding domain-containing protein, producing MTLTQLSYIVAVDKYRHFATAAEKSYVTQPTLSMQIHKLEDELGVTIFDRSKSPVIPTEIGEKIIEQAKSILKGSKELTDIANFTENELKGVFKVGIIPTIAPYLVPLFLRSFVKQYPNVQLIFEELLTEEVLEKLGNDQLDAGIIATPVEQSFIYTDDLFVEPFLGYLSNSHPLIEKAKLTVEDLNQTNIWLLNEGHCFRDQAVKLCRDGEKHGKKYKKAAIEFKSGNLETLKKLVEQNFGMTLLPWTAVSEFDGSCSSAIIKEFEDPVPSRKVRLAYGRKHLKQTIISAFKDAICSSIPKELKTTEKRVLIE